In a genomic window of Xenopus laevis strain J_2021 chromosome 5S, Xenopus_laevis_v10.1, whole genome shotgun sequence:
- the bix1.3.S gene encoding Brachyury-inducible homeobox 1, gene 3 S homeolog (The RefSeq protein has 10 substitutions compared to this genomic sequence), translated as MLGYTQGMEQLYSTYFSSSDHLMSSRSALDSLVGSGFPPVQQNPVQQVNVKDMKAGEHDKEAANQQKVSPTLMSNRRRRTVYSPSDLARLEQNFQTNMYPDIHQREEMARQMGLPESRVQVWFQNRRSKARRQGSRSTKPAGVGDYYNSTPMYNPAPTANCTSPVAQQRMLSYQQPLATLHYGFHPNVTMQGTNQSKYSSASAPHPGNVSQLHRMGFQQPVQPIQQNYFHLSQDLLSCPESSWAAPNQRRPVHPTASSTYPHSYQPSKPLTGHYTQGMSPGFETERDLGGRHNQVSMHSNIMMDFSNFQPKKTITPDMNTIIPQIPDATGWSNQEGTDAYSTQGALPRAQCSPYGHGYPASDSGVSDTSTESISDWEENIIRTLFCA; from the exons ATGCTTGGATATACCCAAGGGATGGAGCAGCTCTACAGCACCTACTTCTCCTCCAGTGACCACCTCATGAGCTCCAGGTCTGCCCTGGACTCCCTCGTGGGAACGGGTTTCCCTCCTGTACAACAGAATCCAGTACAGCAAGTTAATGTAAAAG ACATGAAGGCTGGGGAACAGCACAAGGAAGCCGCCAATCAGCAGAAAGTTTCCCCCACACTGATGTCCAATCGCAGGAGGAGAACTGTCTACAGTCCCTCAGATCTGGCCAGACTGGAGCAGAACTTCCAAACTAATATGTACCCAGACATCCACCAGCGGGAGGAAATGGCCAGGCAAATGGGCTTGCCCGAGTCTCGAGTTCAG GTTTGGTTCCAGAACAGGAGATCAAAAGCCAGACGCCAAGGATCCAGATCCACCAAGCCGGCTGGTGTGGGAGATTACTATAACAGCACCCCAATGTACAACCCAGCACCCACAGCCAATTGCACAAGCCCTGTAGCACAGCAGCGTATGTTGTCCTACCAGCAGCCATTGGCCACTCTACACTATGGCTTCCACCCAAATGTCACCATGCAAGGAACCAATCAGAGCAAGTATTCATCAGCATCAGCTCCACATTCAGGGAATGTGTCTCAGCTGCACCGGATGGGTTTTCAACAGCCAGTCCAACCCATTCAGCAGAATTATTTCCACTTGTCCCAGGACCTCCTGTCTTGCCCTGAATCCTCATGGGCAGCCACCAACCAAAGGCTCCCAGTACATCCGACAGCATCTAGTACCTACCCGCACAGTTACCAACCTAGTAAGCCCCTTACAGGCCACTATACCCAGGGTATGAGCCCTGGCAAGGAGACTGAGAGAGACCTCGGTGGAAGACATAACCAAGTTTCCATGCATTCTAACATCATGATGGATTTTAGCAACTTCCAACCCAAGAAGACCGTCACCCCCGATATGAACACCATCATCCCACAGATCCCAGATGCTACAGGCTGGAGCAACCAGGAGGGTACCGATGCCTACTCTACACAGGAGGCACTGCCCAGGGCACAATGTAGCCCCTATGGACATGGATATCCTGCCTCAGACTCAGGAGTGAGTGACACATCTACAGAGTCAATCTCAGAGTGGGAAGAGAATATTATAAGAACTCTATTCTGCGCCTGA
- the bix1.3.S gene encoding brachyury-inducible homeobox 1, gene 3 S homeolog isoform X1 — translation MLGYTQGMEQLYSTYFSSSDHLMSSRSALDSLVGTGFPPVQQNPVQQVNVKADMKAGEQHKEAANQQKVSPTLMSNRRRRTVYSPSDLARLEQNFQTNMYPDIHQREEMARQMGLPESRVQVWFQNRRSKARRQGSRSTKPAGVGDYYNSTPMYNPAPTANCTSPVAQQRMLSYQQPLATLHYGFHPNVTMQGTNQSKYSSASAPHSGNVSQLHRMGFQQPVQPIQQNYFHLSQDLLSCPESSWAATNQRLPVHPTASSTYPHSYQPSKPLTGHYTQGMSPGKETERDLGGRHNQVSMHSNIMMDFSNFQPKKTVTPDMNTIIPQIPDATGWSNQEGTDAYSTQEALPRAQCSPYGHGYPASDSGVSDTSTESISEWEENIIRTLFCA, via the exons ATGCTTGGATATACCCAAGGGATGGAGCAGCTCTACAGCACCTACTTCTCCTCCAGTGACCACCTCATGAGCTCCAGGTCTGCCCTGGACTCCCTCGTGGGAACGGGTTTCCCTCCTGTACAACAGAATCCAGTACAGCAAGTTAATGTAAAAG CAGACATGAAGGCTGGGGAACAGCACAAGGAAGCCGCCAATCAGCAGAAAGTTTCCCCCACACTGATGTCCAATCGCAGGAGGAGAACTGTCTACAGTCCCTCAGATCTGGCCAGACTGGAGCAGAACTTCCAAACTAATATGTACCCAGACATCCACCAGCGGGAGGAAATGGCCAGGCAAATGGGCTTGCCCGAGTCTCGAGTTCAG GTTTGGTTCCAGAACAGGAGATCAAAAGCCAGACGCCAAGGATCCAGATCCACCAAGCCGGCTGGTGTGGGAGATTACTATAACAGCACCCCAATGTACAACCCAGCACCCACAGCCAATTGCACAAGCCCTGTAGCACAGCAGCGTATGTTGTCCTACCAGCAGCCATTGGCCACTCTACACTATGGCTTCCACCCAAATGTCACCATGCAAGGAACCAATCAGAGCAAGTATTCATCAGCATCAGCTCCACATTCAGGGAATGTGTCTCAGCTGCACCGGATGGGTTTTCAACAGCCAGTCCAACCCATTCAGCAGAATTATTTCCACTTGTCCCAGGACCTCCTGTCTTGCCCTGAATCCTCATGGGCAGCCACCAACCAAAGGCTCCCAGTACATCCGACAGCATCTAGTACCTACCCGCACAGTTACCAACCTAGTAAGCCCCTTACAGGCCACTATACCCAGGGTATGAGCCCTGGCAAGGAGACTGAGAGAGACCTCGGTGGAAGACATAACCAAGTTTCCATGCATTCTAACATCATGATGGATTTTAGCAACTTCCAACCCAAGAAGACCGTCACCCCCGATATGAACACCATCATCCCACAGATCCCAGATGCTACAGGCTGGAGCAACCAGGAGGGTACCGATGCCTACTCTACACAGGAGGCACTGCCCAGGGCACAATGTAGCCCCTATGGACATGGATATCCTGCCTCAGACTCAGGAGTGAGTGACACATCTACAGAGTCAATCTCAGAGTGGGAAGAGAATATTATAAGAACTCTATTCTGCGCCTGA